From a single Lolium rigidum isolate FL_2022 chromosome 7, APGP_CSIRO_Lrig_0.1, whole genome shotgun sequence genomic region:
- the LOC124671801 gene encoding F-box protein SKIP14-like, giving the protein MALNYHPSCSFLASDDWSAAMMRGCGCWSEEASPLSSIGVNSLWWDDFEDLDPVDLLPTDPFGMNFETTLTAALATCSDLSKFLNQALALTMDWSTAFEAAAPFARAGLSGASSSQRLSAFEAAPFGHGGPSGASSSQRLPPLACGGLSGSAACAQSQRLPPLAEPIASSGQEDTPPTGDAALTFHGTPDADGAPHDAMVFALRYLGLRDLLAVEMVCKSLHAAVRGDDSLWKCIHVEPVLSAKISDPDLLCLTQKIPGVLQCLNIDDCIHVTDKGLNAVLGSNPKLMKLSIARCPRLTLDGLIANLKSFNMKEKSGIKSLRIDKNFNLPEQDYEELLSLLNIDKMQELHNRAPRFRHANHFLSGCEDGYALDIEMCPICQSYKLVFDCPEEGCSDRRSGNCRACEVCIKRCRQCGRCLERNEKFEEKFDLDYLCYKCRGDPASSLAVEKDLVSILSSGRIPSP; this is encoded by the exons ATGGCGCTGAATTACCACCCGTCGTGCTCCTTCCTGGCGAGCGACGACTGGTCGGCGGCCATGATGCGGGGCTGCGGCTGCTGGTCGGAGGAGGCCTCGCCGCTCTCCTCCATCGGGGTCAACTCGCTCTGGTGGGACGACTTCGAGGACCTCGACCCCGTCGACCTCCTCCCCACCGACCCCTTCGGGATGAACTTCGAGACCACGCTCACCGCAGCGCTCGCCACCTGCTCCGACCTCAGCAAGTTCCTCAACCAGGCCCTCGCGCTCACCATGGACTGGAGCACCGCATTCGAGGCGGCGGCCCCCTTTGCCCGCGCAGGCCTTTCTGGCGCCTCCAGCTCTCAGAGGCTCAGCGCCTTCGAGGCGGCCCCCTTTGGCCACGGAGGCCCTTCTGGCGCCTCCAGCTCTCAGAGGCTGCCTCCCCTTGCCTGCGGAGGCCTTTCCGGCAGCGCCGCCTGCGCTCAGAGTCAGAGGCTGCCTCCCCTTGCAGAGCCAATTGCATCATCCGGGCAGGAGGACACACCTCCCACTGGCGATGCTGCATTGACGTTCCACGGCACGCCTGATGCGGATGGAGCGCCGCATGATGCTATGGTGTTTGCTCTCCGCTACCTCGGCCTACGCGACCTCCTGGCGGTCGAGATGGTGTGCAAGTCCCTGCATGCCGCTGTCCGCGGCGACGACTCCCTGTGGAAGTGCATCCACGTGGAGCCGGTCCTCAGCGCCAAGATATCTGATCCCGATCTTCTGTGCCTCACGCAGAAGATACCCGGTGTTTTGCAGTGTCTCAATATCGACGACTGCATACATGTCACCGATAAGGGTCTGAATGCTGTTCTTGGAAGCAATCCCAAGTTAATGAAG TTGAGCATTGCGCGCTGCCCACGGTTAACTTTAGATGGTCTTATTGCCAATCTCAAGTCATTCAATATGAAGGAAAAATCTGGTATCAAGAGCCTCAGAATTGATAAGAACTTCAATCTGCCAGAACAGGATTATGAGGAGTTATTATCCTTGTTGAACATCGACAAGATGCAGGAGTTGCACAACCGGGCTCCACGGTTCCGTCATGCTAACCACTTTTTATCAGGTTGCGAAGACGGATATGCTCTTGATATTGAGATGTGTCCTATATGTCAGAGCTACAAACTTGTTTTTGACTGCCCTGAAGAGGGGTGCAGTGACAGAAGATCTGGAAATTGCAGAGCATGCGAGGTTTGCATCAAGAGATGCAGGCAGTGTGGAAGGTGCTTAGAGCGGAATGAGAAGTTTGAAGAGAAGTTTGATCTGGACTACCTTTGCTACAAGTGTCGAGGGGATCCAGCTTCATCTCTTGCTGTGGAGAAGGATTTGGTCTCCATTTTATCCAGTGGAAGAATACCTTCTCCTTGA
- the LOC124674693 gene encoding uncharacterized protein LOC124674693: MAASPQAAAAGRHALSRGAAPPRPRLRSARPASSLALPHRTVSCLFRTLLPIPTAFCSTARVRLTPFASLPSRRNFEGYIPRSCSGSSLQIYTRTSLLSPSSSSALMVSAQLPSSDVAQRSEEWFALRKDKLTTSTFSTALGFWAGNRRSELWSEKVFGPSDVKLADAAQSAMAWGTNHESMAVEQYTTITGRSVGSLGFAVHTEANSGWLGASPDGILGCDPDGGILEVKCPYNKGKPEIALPWRIVPYYYMPQVQGLMEIMGRDWVDLYCWTPNGSSLFRVPRDRAYWELIHEVLREFWWGNVMPARELVLLGKEAEARSFEPQPKHRLTNLVLYRSRKMASEAKLLCRDVGGHVEFFP; the protein is encoded by the exons ATGGCAGCCTCTCCgcaggcggcggccgccggccgtcATGCGCTCAGccgcggggccgcgccgccgagGCCGAGGCTTCGCTCGGCTCGGCCGGCCTCGTCGCTCGCACTCCCGCACCGCACAG TTTCTTGTTTGTTCAGGACACTCCTGCCAATACCAACGGCCTTTTGCTCAACAGCTCGTGTGCGGTTAACCCCATTTGCGTCCTTGCCATCGAGAAGAAACTTTGAAGGCTACATTCCCCGCAGCTGCTCGGGTTCGTCGTTGCAGATCTATACACGGACATCATTGCTATCTCCCTCGTCATCTTCAGCCCTCATGGTGTCCGCCCAGCTTCCCTCTTCTGATGTAGCCCAGCGGTCGGAGGAGTGGTTCGCTCTCCGCAAGGACAAGCTCACCACAAGCACCTTCAGCACCGCCTTGGGTTTCTGGGCCGGCAACAGACGGTCAGAGCTATGGAGTGAGAAGGTCTTTGGACCAAGCGACGTCAAGTTGGCGGATGCAGCCCAGTCTGCCATGGCCTGGGGAACTAATCATGAAAGCATGGCCGTAGAGCAGTACACGACCATCACAGGAAGGTCGGTGGGTTCCCTTGGTTTTGCCGTGCACACTGAGGCTAACTCTGGGTGGCTTGGAGCTTCACCCGACGGCATTCTTGGGTGTGACCCTGACGGTGGGATCCTGGAAGTCAAGTGTCCGTACAACAAGGGTAAGCCTGAGATTGCTCTGCCATGGCGTATCGTGCCATACTACTACATGCCTCAGGTGCAGGGCCTGATGGAGATCATGGGCAGAGACTGGGTCGACCTCTACTGCTGGACCCCCAACGGGAGCAGCCTCTTCCGGGTGCCTCGGGACCGTGCATACTGGGAGCTCATCCATGAGGTCCTGCGTGAGTTCTGGTGGGGCAACGTGATGCCCGCGCGGGAGCTCGTACTGCTCGGGAAGGAGGCGGAGGCAAGATCATTCGAGCCGCAGCCCAAGCATCGGCTCACAAACCTGGTGCTATATAGGAGCAGGAAAATGGCTTCTGAAGCCAAGTTGTTGTGTAGGGATGTTGGTGGCCATGTAGAATTCTTCCCATGA